From Micropterus dolomieu isolate WLL.071019.BEF.003 ecotype Adirondacks linkage group LG21, ASM2129224v1, whole genome shotgun sequence:
ATATTCACATAGAGAAggttcatataaaaaaaaacacctctccTTTTCTACTCCTCTGTTAACTAACCCTTCATAAAACCTGATGTTGAAGTGAGTGTATTGTGATCCCAGCTTCTTCCTAATGGCAGTTTACAATATGCAGTGACTGTTACTTGTGTAATAAACACAGAGCTGTCATAGGCGTTTCATACactactgtttttctgtcatCATGCTAACGTTATTTTGGCATAGTGTCAACTATAATTTTATTAACTTGTTGTAAGATGTGATCTTCTTAGAGTGAGTTTCTTAAACCACAACTGTCTACCAATATAAGTTAGTTACTAAGACCTTGGGATGCGTCTGTCTGTGGTGTTATTATCAATGCACATCTTTGGACAATTAACGTTAAGAGTGTTTCCATAACAACGCCAGTTAagtcagctaacgttagctcagaAAATATTTAGCTAATAACTTGAATAAATGAATTACATGCGGCATACACATACAGCCAAAAAGCAAACTAACGTTACTCGTTAACTAAATGGATCAGGGTTAGATTTCACTGCAGCCATACTGCTGTAATAAAGCCGGTAACATTAGCCTAGCGTAGCCGTTTAGCTAATCACTGGCTAGCTCGCTCTCTATCGAACCAACGTAACGTTAAGCTTGGTTAGCAAATTTGCTAGCTTAGCTAATGTTGAATTTAATTCCTTGTTAGAATACATCAATTAGGTATCCTTATACTGTGGCGCTACCGTTGGTGTTTTAGCCTCGTTAACGACCAATTcaaataatttaatgttatataattatatgcattattaaattacGGGAAGTCTCCCGGATTCGCATAACGTTAGGCGCTAGCTAACAAAGGTAAGAGCTCATTCAAAGGATTTGGCCGTGTTGAAGCACTCCGCCCTGACAGCTTATATTAACGTTTTCTTGCAGCTAACGTGAACGTTACGCTCTGCAGCCAGGAACAACGGTTGCTGTACTCAACAGCACCGCAGCAACAAAGATCCTCAAACAACTTACCCAGTGCGACGGGGAGAGAATAGACAGGGTGAAACTTACCATCACTGCGCTTTATCTCCACATAAGTACCAACGACAATCTTCCCAAAACACGACGCCATTCTACATTACTTAAACAATTAACAGAAACAGGACTACAGGCTTATTTTGAACCGGGTAAATGCAGCTTCTTCAGTTTGGCAGTCTTTCGAGAGGAAGATGCAGGCAACAGAATGAGCTAGCATTACGTAGCTACCAAGAATAGCAAAGTAATTCCGCTCcagcattttcaaaataaaaccaagcaCAATTTTATCTGCTTTCTGAAATCCTTGCCTGGATGAaaatgtcagaatcagaatcagaattttaaaaaagctttatttgctAGGTATGTGTAGGCCTGCACATACGAGGAATTAGACTTTGGATcatacattgctcacaatgtgttTACTCATCAAATCAGGAATCAGACTACAGtatacaaaacacaaatatacacaccataaatcaaaacaacaacaatgtagaCAGAtcgagacaatagtgcaatgagcagagtgcaaaggatgctgcagtataataataattattattattactattattgagCATTCACAAtccatacatatatacatgcatacacaatGTGTGCCTACTTATTCTTCACTTTAGATGGAAATATTGTAATGCACTTTTTACTCTGCTACATTTACTCAACAGGTATAATTATGTCTTAATTGTAATTATgattaaaaaatgcactgtggaatgttctgggtgtataagtgtatgtatatatgtaggctatataaataactgaatatatatggttttcttttctttgatttatttatgttaccatattataatgtacatttaattatctgaagttctgtgtgtgtagcatgaaggacttcaaactgtcttttctttatacatccttgtgttgtataatgattaATAGACCTTGTCCATTGTAACTTGAAAAATGTAACCCATAAAATATCATGCATTGTTAtaaaactacccaacagtttgTAAAGTACTTTTTTAAATCCATTTTGATCAACTGCATAATTAAAGTTCTAACAACACATAAGTATTAATAAATGCAAATAATACaatttgctgataatacttcttCTTGAGAAAGAAGTAGTTATATTTCTTCCACCATTGTGGCACCCTAATCCCACTTTAGTAATGTACAATTGTCACTCACTCTGTAGTGCCACCTGGTGGCACAGAAGCTCTAAAGTTCCACATAGGATAGAAGGCAGaagatttgtttatttgtcacatcACAACAGGCTCTAAAGTGaagtagcagacaatatacagtaatacaaaagcaatcatGAAATGGTTGACAGAAATGATCTGTGTTCAATGGAGTACTGCTGAgtatttgagtttaaaagtctcaTAGCATAGGATGCAGCCCAAGCTCTAAGAACAGCTCTTTCCCCCCTCCAGTACATATTTGTACTGATTTGGTAATACCTTATAGTATTCCCTTGACAGAGACTGCTCAAGCTTATTATTGctatacatgtgtgtgtgtgtgtgtgtgtgtgtgtgtgtgtttgtgcatggaactgtgtgtgtgtgtgtgtgtgtgtgtttgtgcatggaactgtgtgtgtgtgtgtgtgtgtgtgtgtgtgtgtgtgtgtgtgtgtgtgcatggaactgtgtgtgtgtgtgtgtgacatcatTGTAGTCATACCtgatgtacactgaacaaaattataaacgcaacacttttgtttttgcccccattcatcatgagctgaactcaaatatAAGACTTTCTCATTCACCTGTGAGGTGAATGGATTATGTCGGCAAAGGAGTGCTCACTAAcgcagattttgacagatttgtgaacaatatttgacacaaatagaccttttgtgtacatagagaaagtcttacatctttgagttcagctcatgatgaatggggcaaaaacaaaagtgttgtgtttataattttgttcagtgtatgaaaTCATTGACAAAATATGAAGAACATACATAACACACAGAAACTTCACTGTCCTTACTTCCTGGTAAGAGAGGAGTGGTAGTGAGGAGCAGGACTGGGAAAGAAGTTAAATGATACAgtaaaataccaaaacacaaagtgggCTAAGCAGAGGCTAACTGAAACACAGTGGGCAATGGCACTTATAGATGTGAATTTCTTCCTATGCCTTTCAATCCTTGTCACTGAGATggctgcagacagacatgtgCTACTTCAGTGACACTAGGTGTTGCCTGCCACTTTGTTTCACCTGCCAGGAATGAGCTTCACCAGGTAGGGTGTGATGCATGTGAGAACAAGTACACAAACAAAGTCTGTGAAGTCAGAAAGCAATCAcagttataaaaaacaaacacctctTCAAAACCGTAAAAGTGGTTAATcatattaaacatattttattgttcatttggCTTTTATTTCACCATATGTTGACTTTTGACAGTTTTTGTGTATCTGGCATGTTCTTCAGTGGACAGCACTACTATGTAACTAGAGTAATACAGTGACCTACTGTATGGCTATTCATTTTTATGGCATGTATTTATACACAtcacatacaaatatatttagGGACTTTAATACATagaatatgtaaaatatatattaaagaggtggtattatgctttttggcttttcccctctcctttattgagttatatatcttttttgtgcatgtaacaggtttgcaaagtgaacaagcccaaagggagttcccatctcccacagaaaactctgctcagaaccgcttgaaaacagctcgtttgtagtcctgcccttcacttcctttacttgtgacgtcacaatgaaaacacgtcataaagcttgccaagcggctagcggggtcaggcacgccctcaaaccaagctagtctgaccGGAGGCCCTTTGCCGACTCGCCTTGGTTTgcttttccattgtagaaaagctgtacctgcttccaggtactttttttcgtatcacctcacctccgtcgaggttccagacgagctgagggatactaaaatgtaacgtgaaaacacgacagactgctgattggtcagagagaatattcactattcactgtatcatcattgctgcaccagacaggccagcaacagaaagttttacagtttcatatggaatttcatcactaaatccacttctgagaagttttgaggtgagaaatcagctgtgtagatttcgaatattgacagtttaaGGAGAAgcgatggcggaacaaaaatgtgcttgaacattttcggagttgaggagctccgcaagtgtctgcgggggaagcctgtgccaacccgcgggaggagcgtgtgaggccggccagccgcccgctcacagagccctctgctcccgccgtcacacagaccgctgcagcaacaacaacagaggaaaacacagctggaaggttttcataccgcttatctgtctttacattctgaggaatgttgaaacgttttaaccgtagatatattttaaaagctggtgtgtgtgtcggattgaacattacgtcgcggcaatTGTGTTTGGCGTtgctatgacaacaagctacgtacCATCTCTGGGTATTGTCTGCaacggaaaacggagcagggccgagtaacACCgacaacagttcaacgtttcgtcctgatggtaagatgtggaacaatgatgttgtggacttgagtaacttacaccatctgctaggttactgtctcagtctgaagcggatttgatttggatcacactaccttgtttcttacgacccgcccatctctgcttctgattggctggtagtccttacctgggaactgcgcatgtgcaactcccaacaaagattttgtacaagtaagatgcatcactctgtagctcaagcgcggagcgtacaacacagggtgaaaagaggaactgcagcaatgtgcagtatgagaaaaaatatggtgttttttgaaaattaaaccatgtaaacctgttctggtacaacccctaattaagattttgaacctgaaaatttgcataataccacctctttaaataaaactggcCACAggcaaaataccaaacattgtATGTTTACTTACTTAAtaaaatttcatacattttatgtaGGCCATTACACAAGGAAGCCTTTATACCTTTGTAAATCTCCAGCGACACTTAATGACACTTACTGTCTttgaacacacaggaacaagCAGCTTTGTTCTTTGAAATGGCATAAGTATAGGATTAACAACTTTAAAATATCTCCTCATCCAACCAAATGTTTTTGGCTCCTACTTGTTTCAACCAATGAAACCTAACGAGAAATCGTGGCAATTAGCCAGACGAGCAGCCAGCGCAACAAACAATTAAACCATTGTCAGATCATAAATGTTCACACTCATGCATGCAAGAAGGTGTTTGAACATGCAAAAAAATTAGTCAAGGCAGCAAATTGTTGAAGACAGTATAAAAGCCTTGATCCATGATCATTTTAGGTTAACAGCATGTTTCTGTTCAGTGTGAAACCTGTGTCTGCATGTGGCAATAAACAAAGCAATACATTAGAAGGGTTATCTGGCCCTCTGAACCGATATCGCCCAATCAACGCCTGTAGGCCAACATGTAATCATTAATGTCCACATGCTTATTCGTATTCACAATCACTGTGGGTCTGCAATCCTTGCATGCACTGGGAAGAAGACATACAAACACCCCAAGCAATTCACCTGTTCACCACAGTATCGGTTCGTTCTCTTGTATCGTATTCACACAAAAActtacaacaaacacaaacacacaccaattttTACTTGTACCCTTACTTGTATATAATGCATTATCTTATCCCTGACCTTTACCTTAaccatcaaaaacaaaatgcctAACCCCAGCTCTAAGGGTTCGAGATCATTCTCTTTCCAGAAGCTACCAGGTCCCTATGTGGTCCTACAGCTGTTACCCCCACCCCAACTGTCTCCATGCACACACAATCTTTTAAACCCCCCTCCCGCCACTTTGGCATCAGGCATTTGCTGGTGAGTTCTCAGCTGTCTGTGCCCTAAATAGACCTTATCAGGAGCAGACCACCTTTGAGGGAGTCACTCTCACAGAATTTATTGAATGGAAAATAACTGTTTTACTCATCAAGCTTTGGATAATTCAAAGATCCCAGAAGGACATTTGGTGCAACACAAGTAATCATGGTTTATTATGACTTTTGGTACAAAGCTGTTCTTTGGGGTTATGGTGTGCTTGGAGTGAACCCCTATGTGTAATGGATGGTCCATTTTGGCTCTGTCCCACCTCATTGAGATCCACTATAAATATATACTGAGGAGTTGGTGGGGGAAGATTACATAAGAAAGTTTGTCACAAGCACTGCGGACTGGAGGTCCAGACCATCTACGCAGAGCAAGACACACAACCCACCCTAAAGGTACTGTaccgttgttgttttttaatttgagtGACATTCAGGGATGCAGAGGGTAGATAAACCATGCCTATCGGGGGACAGGAGGATGTGGTGTCTGTCTAATGGGAAAGTGGCATTTGTTGCAAGGCTTTGACAGGGGTATGAGAACATGCCCAAATAAGGCCTGAGGGGAAGCCATTTAAAGTTAGAGCTAGCACATGCTTGGCCATTTGCTAAAGGAGACCCAGGTCAGCAGGATACTGATTAGTAAAAATGGtgagaataaaaacatttctaatgCTACACACTGTAGTTTTAAATAATGGCACTATGCTGATAACTATTCTCCAGGGTACTGTCCATTCTGTGCTGTACATCTATATGGATTTTGAACTGCTTATATATTTCTAATTCTCTATATTGtttgaaatgacaaaaagtgtaaaactgatcatattaaaagttaatgtTTAGTTTATTTGAAATTTTTGTTTGTATCCAGAATTTTTACGTGATTGAATGAAGGTTTAGTGGTTTTATTACAGTTAAAATACTGCAATTACCTTTGTGATGAAACTGAAATTGTTAAATTGTGCTTTGGATGGTGAACTGTCAGACACAAGAAGTGATTAAACATAAGTGTTGAAGAACAGGTTGGAGATTTTATATGTCATTGCTGACATTCTCTTTTTCTATCAGATGGGAGACCCAATTCAGTTAAAAGACGACGGGAACAAATTCTTCCAGGCAGGAGATATCGACAAGGCCATTCAGTGCTACACTGAAGCCATCAAGGTGTGCAAGGACAAAAAAGTGCTTGCTGTCATTCACAGGAACAGATCTGCATGCTACCTAAAAAAGGTAAGCAGTTTGataaagcacaaaaacaaatatacaccGAATATATTATATTTGCAATTTTTAGTGGCAAATTTAGACTTTTATTCAGatgtttatgtttttcataCAGGAAAACTATGCCAATGCAGCTTCTGATGCATCTAAAGGTAGAGTAATAAGTACTGACATTTAACCAATATTAATTACAAAATCAAACCAAACAATagcaacaatgaaaaaaaaacattaacctAAACCGAAGGCCACAAGATCATTATGACTCTTTCTTTCCCTTATGTAGCAATTGATGTTGATGCAGCAGATATTAAAGCCTTGTACCGGCGTTGCCAAGCTCTGGAGAAGCTAGGAAAACTGGACATGGCTTTCAAAGATGTGCAGAGATGTGCCACCATCGAACCAAAGAACAAGACCTTCCTGGAGACTCTCCGCAGGCTGGGAGCAGAGATCCAGGCCAAGGTCAGcattaaacaataacaatacacTCCCACAGATAAGTGCATGCAGGAGAGTGCAAGACTACGATAATCACTTTATAAATGCTTTCAGCAACATAAAATCAACACTGCTACATGTATTCAACAGGGATCTTTTGGCTTAAAACTTTTGTTGTATCAttagaaataaatgtattttgataCTAAGGTAAACTGACAGATAGACTTACACTGaactacaaacaaaatgtatatGATTGGGAAATGTCAGcatcaggaaattatgaataagttttgttttgattcTCCCCAGCTCAAGACAACATTCTCCACAGATTCGAGGGTACAGAACATGTTTGATATTCTCCTTGATGACGaaatggaaaaggaaaaaaaggaaaaggtgGGTATTTTCTGTAATGTGAAGCAAAACCACTGAGACACcttcctgtttttgttgtttgttagcATATGAATGAATAGAGTTATTGGTTTCACATCTGCAATTTTAACCCATTATGTCTAGGCTGCCAACAACCTGATTGTGCTGTCCAGAGAGGACGCTGGAGCAGAGAGAATCTTTCAGAACAACGGAGTGCCTCTGCTGCTCAACATGATAGAGACAGGCAAACCAGAGATGATTCTAGCTGCCGTTCGTACTTTGTCAGGAATGTGCACAGGACACAAAGCTCGGGTGAGCAATCTTGTAGAATATGAGTCAATACAAAGGGAAAGTGAAAATCGAAGAGTTGTGGTTAGTGATGAAAACTGTGTCACTAAGGCAATGTGTAGtcttttccaaacacaacaaACTTTAAAAGTATAacatcttatttttatttatttaaaaaggacagtGCATATTAATGGACTTCTTAGTTTTTcagcaatgtaaatatgccaAAATTAGCCCAAAGGCTATTTTACATCTCTAGCCCCCATGCAGGTCATCAAAGTACAAGGTAACACAGCTAAACATTAAATTAGATATAtgatacaacacaatttaagaGTCACCACAATTTTCAACATCATATTGTAAAAGACACCACAGTTTTGTAGACAGGGTTGTGTAATTTAAACTGCTATGTATTGCAGTAAAGTGCTGCATCTagtactgtaaacacacacatatacatacaatacaacAGAGTCCGTTAGTGGTCACAAATTTGATGTGTCTTGAGCAATTGTTAGAGTTGGTTCTTAAAACTGGGGTAAAGTCGGAGATCCAGTAACTTGTTCCAGATCTCTGTCCCCTTAAATAACTTCCACCGATATGATGCCATTAGAAACAAGTTTCAttttattagcattttttttcttcataaaatgtacttaatgtatATTTCTTATCACTACCCCTGAACAGACCATGGCCATTATTCACATGGTGGGCGTTGATAAGATGTGCAGCATCATGGCCATTGACAATGAGGAGATCGCACTGGCAACCTGCAACCTCTTCCAGTGCATCAATGACTCCCTCACTGGTGGAGATAAGAGGGAATACGGGAAAGAAGAGGCCTTGGTTTTGGGTGAGACAGAATCATCATCTGTATCTGTAACCAAAAGCAGATTTTATTATGGACACTTATTCCTTAAATTTTGATCTTCAACTAGTCTCTACAGGATCACAGATATTACCTATGCTGCTGTTGGTATTTTTTTCACAACTGATTGCGACATACAATCTTTTTTataatctgtctgtctgcagatgCATCAAAAGACCTGAAAACcattcttctctctctgctggagaTGATTGCTAGTAAAAAGGTGTCTGGCCATGGCAGAGACCAGGCGCTGAACCTCCTCTGCAAGAATGTACCTCGCAAAGACAAGAAAGACCAAGACAATTCCAAGGCCCTCTTCACTATTGACCACGGTGAGCCTGATATCGGCATCTTGTCGCCTATTTTGTTTCTAGGTCATTGCTGCATTCAAGTCTTCTTGACATGAGGTATCTGTATATGCATATACGTGTGTTTGTTCTTCAGGTCTAAAGAAGATCCTCAAGGTGTGTGGTCAGGTTCCCGAACTGCCAGATCAGCTGCCCTTAACAGACAATACACAGCTGATTGCCAGTGTGCTCCTCAACAAAATCTATGATGACCTCAAGTGTGACCCAGAGAGAGACAACTTCAAGGACATCTGTAATGAATATATCAAGTGCGTCTATGCAATGCAGATCATCCATTTACCAGTGTTGTGGCCAAGACTTTCTAAATAGAGGCCAAGCCAACAATACCTATTTCATCTCTTAcgcttttttcttttccttttcaacAGATCTAAAATTGACCCCAACGACATGGACAAGACCATCCATGCTATCAACACCATCTCAGGGCTACTTCAGGGTCCCTTTGATGTCGGTAACGCCCTGGTTGGACATCAAGGCATAATGGAGATGATGGTTGCGCTGTGTGGCTCAGAACGTGAGGTGGACCAAATGGTTGCTGTGGAGGCGCTGATCCATTCCTCCTCAAAAATGAGCCGTGCCAGCTTCATCATCACCAATGGTGTGTCCCTGCTTAAGGACATCTACAAGAAGACCAAGAACGAGAGGATTAAGATACGTGCGCTAGTGGTGAGTGTGACTAGGAAATAATAGAATAGAGTAGAAATTTATTATTCAAACACAGGtctaaaatacagtaaagaaAAAACTACACAACTGCTagattttgtctgtgtgtgtatgcatgtccATGTCCCCTCTAGGGTCTCTGTAAACTGGGTTCAGCTGGAGGTGATGATTACAGTTTAAGGCAGTTTGCTGAGGGCTCCACAGAGAAGCTGGCCAAGCAGTGCAGAAAGTGAGTACTCACGCAGAGATTGATAATGTGACTGTgctttgattgattgattgaactTCTTTATTGATTGTTATATGAAAGTGGCGGTTCTAGCAAGAAATGCCCCAACTACAAAAAACATCAAAAGGATAAAAACGCAATAAAGGCTTATTTCCATTCCAAATCCAAAACCTAATTAGttatgatttgatttgatgCAAAATGGTGTACAGATATAATTCCTTACAATAGGTATACAGTACCAGAATGGCACTGTACCATGCACCTCTACTTCACgtcatcactaaatacactttctGTTAAATATTCCCTTTTTTACTCTTTTAGGTGGCTCTGCAATCCCCAAATTGATACCAAAACAAGGAAGTGGGCTATAGAGGGTCTTGCTTATCTGACAAATGATGCTGATGTGAAAGATGACTTTGTTGAGGATGAGCTTGCCATGAAAGCCATGTTTGAACTGGCTAAGGTATGACaataacagacagaaagaaacataCAGACAGTATATCTGATTAGACATTACAAATAacctctctcctttctctgtgtttttagtCCAAGGATAAGACAGTTTTGTATGCAGTAGCTTGCACCCTGGTTAATTGCACCAACTGCTATGAGAAAAAGGAAATTATACCTGAGCTGGTTCAACTGGCCAAGTTCTCAAAACAACATGTGCCTGAGCAGCACCCCAAGGTAAAAATAGAGATGAAAGGGAACTATTATGCAGACCACAATATATGAATTGACGTAGGTACAACAGTAAATGTAACGCATTTGCAGCTTATACACACGTCGTATACTTTCTTTTCTCAGGACAAGAAGGACTTTATTGAGAAGAGAGTGAAAAGGCTGCTTAAAGCTGGAGTCACATCAGCTCTTGCTGTCATGGTCAAAGCAGACAACTCCATATTGACAGACCAGACCAAGGAAATGCTGTCAAggtgagagagaagaggaagcatCTCATAGCAAAGTCATTATGAGACTTTTTAATTGTCTTCAAATTGCCCCCCAAAACACCCGACTCATCACTGCTTTGATACACTGCATTAGTCATTCCTCACAGACAATGacttaaatttacatttagggAAGAGGGAATCCAAGCTAAAACACTTTACTGAGTACATCCAATTTCTTGTTCATTCCTCCTTAAATTTCTAACATTGCTTAGACATATATGATTGTTGAATCACTTTTCTAAATAGAATGCATGCACATCCAAACCAAAAGAGggcacatgtttatttattatgcaCTTTTTTATTGTGACAAAGTGCAATAAATACTTGGACACTGGAGCCCTGTAGTGTGCTGGCAGTTTTACAAATCTATTTTCAATCTTTTATCTTTAGGGTTTTCTTGGCATTGTCAGAGGATCCCAGAGATCGTGGTACTATTGTTGCCCAAGGAGGGGGAAAGGTGCGTGATAGCTTTGGAAATCAATGTATGAGTGAATCATTAAACATCTTTATGAAGtcacaatgaaatgaaaggaCAAACATTAACTGTACAAAAAGGTTGCAAAACATGCCCAGTTGTTCACTACTGTTCTTCTGGCTGTGCCCTCAGGCTTTGATACCACTTGCTCTGGAAGGGACAGATGCCGGGAAGGTGAAGGCCGGCCACGCCCTTGCCAAGATTGCAGCTATTTCCAACCCAGAAATCGCCTTCCCTGGTGAGAGGGTAAGCCATGCaacagtatttatttgtttatttctatgATTCTATGATTCTTGAGATTATAATGAAGGAAGAGGAATGGTAATTTTCTTCCTAATCTCCCCATGACACACTTTTGACATTGCCTCCCTTTGCCTatatttctttgtctttatatgCTGGGAGTTAATCTACAATGTATTAAGTGCTGTGTTAGTCTTGTTGGTTCTGTGAGTGGTATCTTGTTAGTTCCTCTTTAGCGGAATTTAGTATGCATCTCAAAGGACTATTGAAAATTTACTTCTCTGTCTTGGTTGACAGGTGTATGAGGTGGTGCGGCCTTTAGTTAACCTACTTAGCACAGACAGAGATGGAACGCAGAACTATGAAGCTCTGAGAGGCCTCACCAACTTGGCTGGTTACAGTGAAAAATTAAGGTAACATTTTTCAAGACAACATAATATTATGATCGCAGTGGTGCTTAATAGCTCATTTACTACTAGTGACTTTACAGCTGCTTGCTTTTTTGGTAAGGTTTTGCctcattgttgtttttcaccTTTACCATCATCTGTTTTGTAGAGTAAAGATCGTGAAAGAGAAAGCTCTACCAGAGATTGAGAACTACATGTTTGAGGAGAATGACCAGATCAGACAGGCTGCCACTGAATGCATGTGCAACCTTGTTACATGTAAAGAGGTGAGAACAGACAAGCAGTTAAAATCTCACGTAACAAACGGATGCCGCATAGTCAACATGTGCAAACAAAGTTTTCCAACAGGtgtgaaaattaaatgtaaaatatataattacatAAAACTGTATGTTTTAGGTCCAAGATCGTTACCTCCAAGATGGCAATGATAAGTTGAAGCTGCTGGTGCTGCTATGTGGCGAGGATGATGAGAAACTTCAGTTAGCTGCAGCTGGAGCTCTGGCCATGCTCACTGCTTCTCAGAAGAAGCTCTGCACCAAACTGACCCTGGTGGTATGTACAGCAGCATTCAGTAGTGTTTTTACTGTAGAAGATTAATTAATCAGGGAGCATGTGTCCGAGTTGAATTTGATGCCAGAGGGAAAAAATAAGACAATGATGCTATAGCTGTCTGGTTCTTGTATTTG
This genomic window contains:
- the unc45b gene encoding protein unc-45 homolog B isoform X2; the encoded protein is MMGDPIQLKDDGNKFFQAGDIDKAIQCYTEAIKVCKDKKVLAVIHRNRSACYLKKENYANAASDASKAIDVDAADIKALYRRCQALEKLGKLDMAFKDVQRCATIEPKNKTFLETLRRLGAEIQAKLKTTFSTDSRVQNMFDILLDDEMEKEKKEKAANNLIVLSREDAGAERIFQNNGVPLLLNMIETGKPEMILAAVRTLSGMCTGHKARTMAIIHMVGVDKMCSIMAIDNEEIALATCNLFQCINDSLTGGDKREYGKEEALVLDASKDLKTILLSLLEMIASKKVSGHGRDQALNLLCKNVPRKDKKDQDNSKALFTIDHGLKKILKVCGQVPELPDQLPLTDNTQLIASVLLNKIYDDLKCDPERDNFKDICNEYIKSKIDPNDMDKTIHAINTISGLLQGPFDVGNALVGHQGIMEMMVALCGSEREVDQMVAVEALIHSSSKMSRASFIITNGVSLLKDIYKKTKNERIKIRALVGLCKLGSAGGDDYSLRQFAEGSTEKLAKQCRKWLCNPQIDTKTRKWAIEGLAYLTNDADVKDDFVEDELAMKAMFELAKSKDKTVLYAVACTLVNCTNCYEKKEIIPELVQLAKFSKQHVPEQHPKDKKDFIEKRVKRLLKAGVTSALAVMVKADNSILTDQTKEMLSRVFLALSEDPRDRGTIVAQGGGKALIPLALEGTDAGKVKAGHALAKIAAISNPEIAFPGERVYEVVRPLVNLLSTDRDGTQNYEALRGLTNLAGYSEKLRVKIVKEKALPEIENYMFEENDQIRQAATECMCNLVTCKEVQDRYLQDGNDKLKLLVLLCGEDDEKLQLAAAGALAMLTASQKKLCTKLTLVTTQWLEILQRMCLHTNPKIQHRALVIIYNMLDSDNSELGKKLIESEMLEILSVIGKAEDNPKRQEGIDVSRMCLVKAMELGLIKPFSSPS
- the unc45b gene encoding protein unc-45 homolog B isoform X3, with product MGDPIQLKDDGNKFFQAGDIDKAIQCYTEAIKVCKDKKVLAVIHRNRSACYLKKENYANAASDASKAIDVDAADIKALYRRCQALEKLGKLDMAFKDVQRCATIEPKNKTFLETLRRLGAEIQAKLKTTFSTDSRVQNMFDILLDDEMEKEKKEKAANNLIVLSREDAGAERIFQNNGVPLLLNMIETGKPEMILAAVRTLSGMCTGHKARTMAIIHMVGVDKMCSIMAIDNEEIALATCNLFQCINDSLTGGDKREYGKEEALVLDASKDLKTILLSLLEMIASKKVSGHGRDQALNLLCKNVPRKDKKDQDNSKALFTIDHGLKKILKVCGQVPELPDQLPLTDNTQLIASVLLNKIYDDLKCDPERDNFKDICNEYIKSKIDPNDMDKTIHAINTISGLLQGPFDVGNALVGHQGIMEMMVALCGSEREVDQMVAVEALIHSSSKMSRASFIITNGVSLLKDIYKKTKNERIKIRALVGLCKLGSAGGDDYSLRQFAEGSTEKLAKQCRKWLCNPQIDTKTRKWAIEGLAYLTNDADVKDDFVEDELAMKAMFELAKSKDKTVLYAVACTLVNCTNCYEKKEIIPELVQLAKFSKQHVPEQHPKDKKDFIEKRVKRLLKAGVTSALAVMVKADNSILTDQTKEMLSRVFLALSEDPRDRGTIVAQGGGKALIPLALEGTDAGKVKAGHALAKIAAISNPEIAFPGERVYEVVRPLVNLLSTDRDGTQNYEALRGLTNLAGYSEKLRVKIVKEKALPEIENYMFEENDQIRQAATECMCNLVTCKEVQDRYLQDGNDKLKLLVLLCGEDDEKLQLAAAGALAMLTASQKKLCTKLTLVTTQWLEILQRMCLHTNPKIQHRALVIIYNMLDSDNSELGKKLIESEMLEILSVIGKAEDNPKRQEGIDVSRMCLVKAMELGLIKPFSSPS